In the genome of Nitrospira japonica, one region contains:
- the glnD gene encoding [protein-PII] uridylyltransferase gives MDQDASRTLLSEVQPSALGALLEEHRRAVAQRVMGEASGAETLAAMTEFVDGLIVGRYRDAVKRGGDESAAVGFRQCCVVALGGYGRRELAPHSDIDLMFLFKPGSDKAVESLVRAVLHPLWDCGFQVGHSVRTIADSIELAEADSTVKTSMMEARFLAGSADLFQDFHRRYLRKVVAKNTDVYLDQKLEERRREYEKFGETVYLLEPNVKKSKGGLRDLHLLQWAGMARYQAPTIRELSDRGILSRPDMLALAEARDFLWRVRALLHVHAGTAQEILTFDEQVWLAGHFGYQDQPHLLAVEQFMQQYYQHTMGLHERCTRFVERCRSVPFWHRVARLLPAPRVEDAFVIRAGVLTVAEEHRAKVLEDPALLLRLFDLARERHVTIEPSLLEDIHRHIGHVEAGVYRAPEVSRIFLRILAGPGTTKTLEAMHRAHLLEKLVPAMGTVRGLMQFNQYHKYTVDEHSLLAVGRAEALAGEAGLLGEIYRSIKRKDILHLAVLMHDLGKGQEEDHSDVGRRLAEEVGVRLGLDEQDQRTLSFLVHRHLLMAHTAFRRDPNDEKVVLPFAREVGTPEVLKKLAALTAADIAAVGPGVLTKWKESLLIELYERTMPELSGDRDALCSPGRLAQVAEEVVGLPLLAQRTDVDRAWVEAQLKLFPERYVHGTVPARIAAHLSAVKRLVSGEVVMESGFNPELGICEYTVITHNDLTPGIFSKIAGVMAGSGLQILDAQILTREDGIVVDTFQVTDPDYQGEPPAERRLTVGERIAAVLKGWEHVDDVVRRGARLKLTRPLPKAREATEVRLDNETSDRCTIIDVFADDRLGLLHVMTNAIFQLGLSIHAARISTRLDQAADVFYVTDLSGKKLSDPVQLERVRVGVEQAIEKFLAVKAA, from the coding sequence ATGGATCAGGACGCATCGAGGACATTGCTGTCGGAAGTCCAGCCGTCCGCGCTGGGCGCCCTGCTCGAGGAACACCGCCGTGCCGTGGCGCAACGGGTCATGGGCGAGGCGTCGGGCGCCGAGACCCTTGCCGCCATGACCGAATTCGTCGACGGCCTCATCGTCGGCCGGTATCGCGACGCCGTGAAGCGCGGCGGCGACGAGTCGGCCGCGGTCGGCTTCCGCCAATGCTGCGTCGTGGCGCTGGGCGGCTACGGCCGGCGCGAATTGGCTCCCCATTCGGACATCGATCTGATGTTCCTCTTCAAGCCCGGTTCGGACAAGGCCGTCGAGTCACTGGTCCGGGCGGTGCTCCATCCACTCTGGGACTGCGGATTTCAGGTCGGCCACAGCGTGAGGACCATCGCCGACAGCATCGAACTGGCCGAAGCGGACTCGACCGTCAAGACGTCCATGATGGAGGCGCGATTTCTGGCCGGCAGTGCGGATCTCTTTCAAGATTTTCACCGGCGGTATCTGCGCAAGGTGGTGGCGAAGAATACCGACGTCTATCTGGATCAGAAGCTCGAAGAACGCCGCCGCGAGTACGAAAAATTCGGTGAGACCGTCTACTTGCTCGAACCGAACGTCAAGAAGAGCAAGGGAGGGCTTCGGGACCTGCACCTGCTCCAATGGGCGGGCATGGCCCGGTATCAAGCCCCCACGATCAGGGAGCTGTCCGACCGGGGCATTCTGTCGAGGCCGGATATGCTGGCCCTCGCCGAGGCGCGGGATTTCCTCTGGCGGGTCAGGGCTCTGTTGCACGTCCATGCGGGAACGGCCCAGGAGATCCTGACGTTCGACGAACAGGTCTGGCTTGCCGGCCACTTCGGTTATCAGGATCAGCCGCACCTTCTGGCGGTCGAACAGTTCATGCAGCAGTACTACCAGCATACGATGGGGTTGCATGAACGCTGTACGCGGTTTGTGGAACGATGCCGGAGCGTGCCGTTCTGGCACCGTGTTGCGCGGCTGTTGCCGGCTCCCCGGGTGGAGGACGCATTCGTGATTCGCGCGGGCGTGTTGACGGTGGCCGAGGAACATCGCGCGAAGGTCCTGGAGGATCCGGCTTTGCTGCTGCGCCTGTTCGATCTCGCCCGCGAGCGGCATGTGACGATCGAGCCCTCCCTGCTGGAGGACATTCACCGGCACATCGGCCACGTGGAAGCCGGTGTGTATCGTGCCCCGGAAGTCAGCCGGATTTTTCTGAGGATTTTGGCCGGACCGGGGACGACCAAGACACTGGAGGCCATGCATCGCGCCCATCTCCTCGAAAAGCTGGTGCCGGCGATGGGCACGGTCCGCGGGCTCATGCAATTCAACCAGTATCACAAGTACACGGTCGATGAGCACAGCCTGCTGGCGGTCGGCCGGGCCGAGGCCCTGGCCGGAGAAGCGGGCTTGCTGGGCGAGATCTATCGGAGCATCAAGCGGAAGGACATTTTGCATCTTGCGGTCCTGATGCACGACTTGGGTAAGGGGCAGGAAGAGGATCATAGCGACGTGGGACGGCGCCTGGCCGAAGAGGTCGGCGTCCGTTTGGGATTGGACGAGCAGGACCAACGGACGTTGTCTTTTCTGGTCCATCGGCATCTGCTGATGGCCCACACGGCGTTCAGGCGGGACCCCAACGATGAAAAGGTCGTGCTGCCCTTCGCCCGGGAGGTCGGAACTCCCGAGGTCTTGAAGAAACTGGCCGCCTTGACCGCGGCGGATATTGCGGCGGTGGGACCGGGAGTGCTGACCAAGTGGAAAGAGTCGCTGTTGATCGAGCTGTACGAACGGACGATGCCGGAGTTGTCCGGTGACCGGGACGCCCTCTGTTCTCCCGGAAGGTTGGCGCAGGTGGCGGAGGAAGTCGTCGGCCTTCCGCTCCTGGCCCAACGGACCGACGTCGACCGTGCCTGGGTCGAGGCGCAGTTGAAGCTGTTTCCCGAGCGGTACGTCCATGGTACGGTGCCGGCCCGTATTGCCGCCCACCTGTCGGCGGTCAAACGTCTTGTGTCCGGCGAAGTGGTCATGGAGTCCGGCTTCAACCCTGAATTGGGGATTTGCGAATATACGGTTATCACGCACAATGATTTGACGCCTGGAATTTTTTCCAAGATCGCGGGAGTGATGGCCGGCAGCGGGCTGCAGATCCTGGACGCCCAGATTCTCACCAGGGAAGACGGGATCGTCGTCGACACGTTTCAGGTGACGGATCCGGACTATCAGGGAGAGCCGCCCGCCGAGCGGCGGCTCACGGTCGGAGAGCGAATCGCGGCAGTCCTGAAGGGATGGGAGCACGTGGACGACGTGGTGCGACGGGGCGCGCGCCTGAAGCTCACCCGTCCGCTCCCGAAAGCCCGGGAGGCGACCGAAGTGCGGCTCGACAACGAAACATCGGACCGATGCACCATTATCGACGTCTTTGCCGACGATCGACTGGGTCTGCTCCATGTGATGACCAATGCGATTTTTCAGCTCGGTCTGTCGATTCACGCGGCGCGCATCTCCACCAGGTTGGATCAGGCCGCCGACGTGTTCTACGTCACGGACCTCTCGGGCAAGAAGTTGTCCGATCCGGTCCAGCTGGAGCGGGTGCGGGTGGGCGTCGAACAGGCCATCGAAAAGTTTCTCGCCGTCAAGGCGGCATAG
- the glnA gene encoding type I glutamate--ammonia ligase, with translation MNVREVLEFAKKNKVQVVDLKFVDLIGTWQHFTIPASELTEDLFKDGSGLDGSSIRGWRAINNSDMLVVPDPSTACMDPFTAVPTLSLTGNVIDPISRENYERDPRYIAQKAEKYLQSTKIGDISFWGPEAEFFIFDHARYDQTGHSGYYFIDSEEGVWNMGQDGVNLGAKIRHKEGYFPVAPTDTQQDIRTEMIMEMEKVGIAVEKHHHEVATAGQAEIDVRFDSLLKMADKMMMYKYIVKNVARRHGKTVTFMPKPIFGDNGSGMHTHQSIWKDGKPLFAGKDYAGVSQMCLYYIGGILKHAPALAAITNPTTNSYKRLTPGFEAPVLLAYSSRNRSAGIRIPMYSPSPKAKRIEVRFPDPGCNPYLAFAAMLMAGLDGIENKINPGEPAEKDLYDLEAKEAAKIRTMPGSLDEALNNLEKDHKFMLKGGVFTEDVIEAWINYKRTKEVDPMRLRPHPYEFFLYYDV, from the coding sequence ATGAACGTTCGCGAGGTGTTGGAGTTTGCCAAAAAAAACAAGGTCCAGGTGGTGGACCTCAAATTTGTCGACTTGATCGGCACGTGGCAGCATTTCACGATTCCGGCCAGCGAGTTGACGGAAGACCTGTTCAAAGACGGTTCAGGGCTGGACGGGTCGTCCATCCGCGGATGGAGAGCCATCAACAACAGCGACATGCTGGTGGTGCCGGATCCCTCGACCGCATGCATGGATCCGTTCACCGCGGTGCCGACCTTGAGCCTCACCGGCAACGTCATCGACCCCATCTCGCGGGAAAATTACGAACGCGATCCCCGCTACATTGCCCAGAAGGCCGAGAAGTATCTGCAGAGCACGAAGATCGGGGACATCTCCTTCTGGGGACCCGAGGCGGAGTTCTTCATCTTCGATCATGCGCGCTATGACCAGACCGGACACAGCGGCTATTACTTCATCGACTCCGAAGAGGGTGTCTGGAACATGGGGCAGGATGGCGTCAACCTGGGCGCCAAGATCCGCCACAAGGAGGGGTATTTCCCCGTTGCGCCGACCGATACCCAGCAGGACATCCGGACCGAGATGATCATGGAGATGGAGAAGGTGGGCATCGCGGTGGAAAAACACCACCACGAAGTCGCGACCGCCGGTCAGGCCGAAATCGACGTGCGGTTCGATTCGCTGCTCAAGATGGCCGACAAGATGATGATGTACAAGTACATCGTCAAGAACGTGGCGCGCCGTCACGGCAAGACGGTGACCTTCATGCCCAAGCCGATTTTCGGAGACAACGGCTCCGGCATGCACACGCATCAAAGCATCTGGAAGGACGGCAAGCCGTTGTTCGCCGGCAAGGATTACGCCGGGGTGTCGCAAATGTGTCTGTATTACATCGGCGGCATCCTGAAGCACGCTCCAGCCTTGGCCGCCATTACGAATCCGACCACCAATTCGTACAAGCGTCTGACGCCGGGATTCGAAGCGCCGGTGCTGCTGGCCTATTCCAGCCGCAACCGTTCCGCGGGCATTCGTATCCCGATGTATTCGCCGAGCCCGAAGGCCAAGCGGATCGAAGTCCGGTTCCCGGATCCCGGCTGCAATCCCTATCTGGCCTTCGCCGCCATGCTTATGGCCGGGCTGGACGGCATCGAGAACAAGATCAATCCCGGCGAACCGGCCGAAAAGGATCTCTACGACCTCGAGGCGAAGGAAGCGGCGAAAATCCGCACCATGCCCGGAAGCCTGGACGAAGCGCTGAACAATCTGGAGAAAGACCATAAGTTCATGCTCAAGGGCGGCGTGTTCACCGAGGATGTGATCGAGGCGTGGATCAACTACAAGCGGACCAAAGAGGTGGATCCGATGCGGTTGCGGCCGCATCCGTATGAGTTCTTCCTGTACTATGACGTGTAA
- a CDS encoding CmpA/NrtA family ABC transporter substrate-binding protein: MNEPTPPRVLSPAPDALSPDEYFDRTLERSVAAAVLNAADPTRRQVLAGLGAAALTALIAELFPLGSLKAFAADPVGKPEKTDVSIGFIPITCGTPIIMAEPLGFYKKHGLNASVKRAAGWAMIRDWTVNEEVDAAHMLTPMPLAITLGAGSVPTPIYMPAIENINGQAITLHVKHKGVKSAAEMKGFRFCVPFDYSMHNYLLRYYLAEGGIHPDKDVQIRVVPPPEMVANLKAGNVDGYLGPDPFNQRAVYENVGFLYKLSREIWDRHPCCAFTVKKDYATAHPNTFLAMWRAIIDATHYASDPAHRKEIAAAIAPTNYLNQPVTVLEQVLTGTYADGLGSIKKDPHRIDFDPYPWHSMAIWILTQMKRWGHVKGDVNYKAVAEQVYRAADCDRIARELGYPAHQATSMTHVIMGKEFDPNKAEAYVKGFTIHSMA, encoded by the coding sequence ATGAACGAACCAACGCCACCGCGAGTGCTCAGCCCGGCGCCGGACGCGCTGTCGCCCGACGAATATTTCGATCGCACGCTCGAGCGGTCCGTCGCCGCCGCGGTGTTGAATGCGGCCGATCCCACGCGCCGTCAAGTCCTTGCGGGGTTGGGGGCGGCAGCCCTGACGGCGCTGATCGCCGAGCTGTTTCCCCTGGGGAGCCTCAAGGCATTCGCCGCGGATCCGGTCGGCAAGCCTGAAAAAACCGACGTGAGCATCGGCTTCATTCCGATCACCTGCGGCACGCCGATCATCATGGCGGAGCCGTTGGGGTTCTACAAGAAGCACGGCCTGAACGCGTCGGTGAAGCGGGCCGCCGGCTGGGCGATGATCCGCGATTGGACGGTGAACGAGGAGGTCGACGCGGCGCACATGCTCACGCCGATGCCGCTGGCCATCACGCTGGGGGCCGGCTCGGTGCCGACACCCATCTACATGCCCGCCATCGAAAACATCAACGGGCAAGCGATCACACTCCACGTGAAGCACAAGGGCGTGAAGTCCGCCGCCGAGATGAAGGGTTTCCGGTTTTGCGTGCCGTTCGACTATTCGATGCACAATTACCTGCTGAGGTACTACCTGGCGGAAGGCGGCATCCATCCCGACAAGGACGTGCAAATCCGGGTCGTCCCGCCGCCCGAAATGGTGGCCAACCTCAAGGCCGGCAACGTCGACGGCTATCTGGGACCCGATCCGTTCAATCAACGGGCGGTCTACGAGAACGTCGGCTTCCTCTACAAGCTGTCACGCGAGATTTGGGACCGGCATCCCTGTTGCGCCTTCACGGTGAAGAAAGACTATGCGACGGCGCATCCCAATACGTTTCTTGCGATGTGGCGGGCGATCATCGACGCCACGCACTATGCGTCCGATCCCGCGCATCGGAAGGAGATCGCGGCGGCGATCGCTCCGACCAATTACCTGAATCAACCCGTCACGGTGCTGGAGCAAGTTCTGACCGGCACGTACGCGGACGGGCTGGGAAGCATCAAGAAGGATCCGCATCGCATCGATTTCGATCCCTATCCCTGGCATTCGATGGCGATCTGGATTCTTACGCAGATGAAACGCTGGGGACACGTGAAGGGGGACGTCAACTACAAGGCGGTTGCCGAGCAGGTCTATCGCGCGGCGGACTGCGACCGGATCGCCAGGGAACTCGGGTATCCGGCCCACCAAGCCACCTCGATGACTCACGTCATCATGGGGAAAGAGTTCGATCCGAACAAGGCCGAGGCATACGTCAAGGGATTCACCATTCACAGCATGGCATAA
- a CDS encoding ABC transporter permease → MESTNDAMVSETASPAGRTGEPPRIMVRSLTHRVGESLKRAGMSAVRSVHVKGGTSGGRAAGNPWFISVFVLVMFLLAWHFFTLRPTFDPIGLTEEQLQLMEFNGDIVRTPEGAYVWNPEKEKVKGIPGPLAVVEKARTELAEAFVKKGTNDHGIGYLVLYTVSRFGAGFLAASVIAILLGVVLGLNKVLYRAANPFIQILKPISPLAWMPLLLYTVKDPKWTAMLVVFMAAVWPTLATTAFGVSSLKKEYLHVASIVQLSWFKRLFKVILPGAAPTIVNGLRISFGSALVAVVPAEMLLGELGVGYLSWIEWNNLDIAGVIFAILVVGVVGVVLDSGFNKLAGLVTYQE, encoded by the coding sequence ATGGAATCCACGAACGACGCAATGGTGTCAGAAACGGCTTCTCCGGCAGGCCGGACCGGGGAGCCCCCCCGGATCATGGTCCGGTCGCTGACGCACCGTGTGGGGGAGTCGTTGAAAAGAGCCGGCATGTCGGCCGTCCGCAGCGTCCACGTCAAAGGCGGTACGTCGGGAGGCCGGGCGGCGGGCAACCCGTGGTTCATCTCGGTCTTCGTGCTGGTGATGTTTCTCCTGGCTTGGCACTTCTTCACGCTGCGCCCGACGTTCGACCCTATCGGATTGACGGAGGAGCAGCTCCAACTCATGGAGTTCAACGGGGACATCGTACGGACGCCGGAAGGTGCCTATGTGTGGAATCCTGAAAAAGAGAAAGTGAAGGGGATTCCCGGACCCTTGGCGGTCGTGGAAAAGGCCCGTACGGAGCTGGCCGAAGCCTTCGTGAAAAAAGGAACGAACGATCACGGCATCGGCTACCTGGTGCTGTATACGGTATCGCGCTTCGGGGCGGGATTTCTGGCGGCATCCGTGATCGCGATCCTGTTGGGCGTCGTCCTCGGGCTGAACAAGGTCCTCTACCGCGCGGCGAATCCGTTCATCCAAATTCTGAAGCCGATCTCGCCGCTGGCCTGGATGCCGCTGCTGCTCTACACGGTCAAGGATCCAAAGTGGACGGCGATGCTGGTCGTGTTCATGGCGGCCGTGTGGCCCACGCTCGCGACGACCGCGTTCGGCGTCAGTTCGTTGAAAAAGGAATACCTGCACGTCGCGTCGATCGTCCAGCTCTCGTGGTTCAAGCGCTTGTTCAAGGTGATTTTGCCGGGCGCCGCGCCCACCATCGTCAACGGCCTGCGCATCTCGTTCGGAAGCGCGCTGGTGGCCGTGGTGCCCGCCGAAATGCTGCTGGGAGAGCTCGGCGTCGGGTACCTGAGCTGGATCGAGTGGAACAATCTCGACATTGCCGGCGTCATCTTCGCCATTCTCGTGGTCGGCGTCGTCGGCGTCGTGCTGGACTCCGGGTTCAATAAATTGGCGGGCCTCGTCACGTATCAGGAGTAA
- a CDS encoding ABC transporter ATP-binding protein yields the protein MAFLQIDHVSKFFPNPSGAGQVCIFRDATIKIDKGEFVTVIGHSGCGKSTLLNIIAGLETPSEGGVILNGREASGPGLDRMVVFQNFALMPWMTVFENIALAVRSAYPEWTAAQVSAHVTRYIALVGLKGAENKRPAALSGGMKQRVGLARAFSIEPKVLLLDEPFAQIDALTRGVIQEELIQMWNTSRNTVFMVTHDVDEAILLSDRILLMTNGPEARIAEMVHVSIARPRSRETVIDHPHYYKIRNHIIHFLVRHAKHGGHYGTGHQAESGDPVVVNFDEATVSAG from the coding sequence ATGGCTTTCTTACAAATCGATCACGTCAGCAAGTTTTTCCCCAATCCGTCGGGCGCGGGGCAAGTCTGCATCTTCAGGGATGCGACGATCAAGATCGACAAGGGCGAGTTCGTCACGGTGATCGGGCACTCGGGCTGCGGCAAAAGCACGCTGCTCAACATCATCGCCGGGCTGGAAACGCCGTCCGAAGGCGGCGTCATTCTCAACGGGAGAGAGGCCTCCGGGCCCGGTCTGGACCGCATGGTCGTGTTTCAGAACTTTGCGCTCATGCCATGGATGACCGTGTTCGAGAATATCGCCCTCGCGGTGCGGTCGGCCTATCCCGAGTGGACGGCCGCGCAAGTGTCGGCGCATGTCACGAGATATATCGCCCTGGTCGGGCTCAAGGGCGCCGAGAACAAGCGGCCGGCCGCGCTCTCGGGCGGTATGAAGCAACGGGTTGGACTGGCGCGCGCGTTCTCGATCGAACCGAAAGTGCTGCTGTTGGACGAGCCGTTCGCTCAAATCGACGCGTTGACGCGCGGCGTGATTCAAGAGGAATTGATTCAAATGTGGAACACCTCGAGGAACACCGTCTTCATGGTCACGCATGACGTGGACGAGGCCATTCTCTTGTCGGACCGGATTCTCCTGATGACGAACGGGCCGGAGGCGCGGATCGCGGAGATGGTGCACGTGTCGATCGCGCGGCCGCGGTCGAGGGAAACCGTCATCGACCATCCGCACTATTACAAGATCAGGAACCACATCATCCATTTTCTGGTTCGTCATGCGAAGCACGGAGGTCACTACGGGACGGGGCACCAGGCGGAGTCTGGAGATCCCGTCGTCGTGAACTTCGATGAGGCAACAGTTTCGGCCGGTTGA
- the cynS gene encoding cyanase, which translates to MDKESVRKAIKARRLAKKLTIADIAKDIGRNPTFVAAVLQGNHKLPADEGKKVGELLGLDADLTASLSKFPVRTDFPNSSDPFKYRLMEIIGVYGDSMREQANEMFGDGIMSAIDFTLDMEKVTGSQGEARCKITLNGKWLEYKTF; encoded by the coding sequence ATGGACAAGGAATCCGTACGGAAGGCGATTAAGGCCAGGCGACTGGCCAAGAAACTCACGATTGCCGATATTGCGAAGGACATCGGAAGGAACCCCACGTTCGTCGCGGCGGTGCTGCAGGGGAATCACAAGCTGCCGGCCGATGAGGGGAAAAAAGTCGGAGAGTTGTTGGGGCTCGATGCGGATCTGACCGCCTCGTTGAGCAAATTCCCCGTGCGCACGGATTTCCCGAATTCGAGCGATCCGTTCAAATACCGCCTGATGGAAATCATCGGCGTCTACGGCGATTCGATGCGGGAGCAGGCCAACGAGATGTTCGGCGACGGCATCATGAGCGCGATCGATTTCACGCTCGACATGGAAAAGGTGACCGGCAGTCAAGGGGAGGCACGCTGCAAGATCACCTTGAACGGCAAGTGGCTGGAGTACAAAACGTTTTAA
- a CDS encoding ammonium transporter: MISGADTAWVLLSAALVLTMIVPGLALFYGGLVRSKNVLGTIMQSFAILCVVSLLWVTVGYSLAFGPDVSGVIGGLEWIGLAGVGLTPHAVYGPTVPHQAFMIFQLMFAAITPALITGAFAERMKFSSVMLFSVLWSLGVYCPVAHWLWGGGWLAQLGALDFAGGAVVHVSSGISALVCALVLGARHGYGTDYMAPHNLPLVLLGTGLLWFGWFGFNAGSALGANETAVVAFVATHTAAVTGALTWTAVEWWHRGTPTVLGLASGAIAGLAMVTPGAGYVSPLSALLMGLAAGSLSYLAIMKKGRWGYDDSLDVVGIHGVSGVVGVLLTGLVASKAVNPAGADGLVFGNVAFFAAQTLTVAVVGVYSAFGTWAALKMADRLVGLRMQPDEERMGLDISQHNERAYS, translated from the coding sequence TTGATCAGCGGAGCGGATACAGCGTGGGTGCTCCTGTCCGCCGCGTTGGTTCTGACGATGATCGTGCCGGGTCTGGCACTGTTTTACGGCGGATTGGTCCGCAGCAAAAACGTATTGGGCACCATCATGCAGAGCTTCGCCATTCTCTGCGTAGTCAGCCTCCTGTGGGTGACCGTCGGATACAGTCTGGCCTTCGGCCCGGACGTGAGCGGGGTAATCGGCGGGCTCGAATGGATCGGTCTGGCCGGGGTGGGGCTGACGCCGCACGCCGTGTACGGTCCTACGGTTCCGCACCAAGCGTTCATGATCTTTCAACTCATGTTTGCGGCCATCACCCCGGCGCTGATCACCGGCGCGTTTGCCGAGCGGATGAAGTTCAGCTCGGTCATGCTCTTCTCCGTGCTGTGGTCCCTGGGCGTCTATTGTCCGGTTGCCCATTGGCTGTGGGGAGGGGGGTGGCTGGCGCAATTGGGCGCGTTGGACTTCGCCGGCGGCGCGGTGGTGCATGTCAGTTCCGGAATCAGCGCGCTGGTCTGCGCGCTGGTGCTGGGAGCCCGTCACGGATACGGGACGGATTATATGGCGCCGCACAACCTGCCATTGGTGCTGCTGGGGACCGGTCTCCTGTGGTTCGGCTGGTTCGGATTCAACGCCGGGAGCGCCTTGGGGGCCAATGAAACGGCCGTGGTGGCGTTTGTGGCGACCCATACGGCGGCGGTGACAGGGGCGCTGACGTGGACGGCGGTCGAATGGTGGCACCGCGGCACGCCGACCGTGCTGGGCCTGGCGAGCGGGGCCATTGCCGGGTTGGCGATGGTCACACCCGGGGCCGGCTATGTGAGCCCGTTGTCGGCCCTGCTGATGGGCCTCGCCGCCGGCAGCCTTTCCTACCTCGCGATCATGAAAAAAGGGCGGTGGGGCTATGACGACTCGCTGGACGTCGTGGGCATTCACGGCGTGTCGGGCGTCGTCGGCGTGCTTTTGACGGGTCTGGTCGCCTCCAAGGCCGTGAATCCTGCCGGGGCCGACGGGCTGGTCTTCGGAAACGTCGCGTTCTTTGCGGCACAGACGCTGACGGTGGCGGTCGTGGGTGTGTACTCCGCGTTCGGCACGTGGGCTGCGCTGAAGATGGCGGACCGTCTCGTCGGGCTGCGCATGCAACCGGATGAGGAGCGCATGGGGTTGGATATCAGTCAACACAATGAACGGGCCTATTCATGA
- a CDS encoding ammonium transporter has translation MESTVHTLWLLASATLLVLTVTGIALFYGGMVRKKNVMNTMALPFAALALASIAWGLVTNLTGLGRDMESSIGQAAIGPLWSAYHGIMAAIALALVAGGIVERLRFSFFLLFGLCWIGAVYVPLAWWIWGNGWLASLGCLDFAGGAVIHISAGVSALVLALVVGPRRGYGRIDMMPNHLPLSFCGAGLMWVGWFGFTGAAVSAPMTTVTGAFVAIHLSAVTAALSWAAAEWLQRDKPTALGAVSGAVAGLVAVSPAAAYVSPASALVIGLGAGSLCYMVVNYVKLILGYDDSLDVFGMHGVAGTWGMIATGLFASTEVNAAGNDGLFFGYPYQFFVQVVAVCAAWALAGGGSWLLLKGLMWFVDPRAGDEAETMGLDLHQHGEKGYTG, from the coding sequence ATGGAGTCGACCGTGCACACCCTGTGGCTGCTAGCCTCGGCGACGCTGCTGGTTCTGACCGTCACCGGCATCGCCCTGTTCTACGGCGGGATGGTGCGAAAGAAGAACGTGATGAATACCATGGCGTTGCCGTTCGCCGCCCTCGCGCTCGCCTCGATCGCATGGGGGCTCGTGACCAACCTCACGGGATTGGGGCGGGACATGGAATCGTCGATCGGCCAAGCCGCGATCGGTCCGCTGTGGTCGGCCTATCACGGGATCATGGCGGCGATTGCGTTGGCGTTGGTTGCCGGCGGCATCGTCGAGCGGCTCCGCTTTTCATTTTTTCTCCTCTTCGGACTCTGTTGGATCGGAGCGGTCTATGTACCCCTGGCATGGTGGATCTGGGGCAACGGCTGGCTGGCGTCCCTGGGATGCCTGGACTTCGCCGGCGGGGCCGTCATCCACATCAGCGCGGGCGTCAGCGCGCTCGTGCTGGCCCTGGTGGTCGGGCCGCGCAGGGGCTATGGGCGGATCGACATGATGCCCAATCACCTGCCCCTGTCCTTCTGCGGCGCCGGGCTCATGTGGGTCGGCTGGTTCGGCTTTACCGGAGCGGCGGTATCTGCGCCGATGACCACGGTGACGGGTGCGTTCGTGGCGATTCACCTCTCGGCGGTGACGGCGGCGCTTTCCTGGGCTGCGGCCGAATGGCTCCAGCGCGACAAACCCACGGCCCTGGGAGCGGTAAGCGGAGCCGTGGCCGGATTGGTGGCGGTGTCGCCCGCCGCCGCGTATGTCAGTCCGGCGTCTGCGTTGGTGATCGGCCTCGGGGCGGGGAGCCTCTGCTACATGGTGGTGAACTACGTGAAGCTCATTCTGGGCTACGACGACTCGCTGGACGTCTTCGGGATGCACGGGGTCGCGGGAACCTGGGGAATGATCGCCACCGGTCTGTTCGCTTCGACCGAGGTCAATGCCGCCGGGAACGACGGGCTATTCTTCGGCTATCCCTATCAATTCTTCGTCCAGGTCGTCGCGGTCTGCGCCGCCTGGGCGTTGGCCGGGGGCGGGAGTTGGCTGTTGTTGAAGGGGCTCATGTGGTTCGTGGATCCGCGAGCGGGCGACGAGGCGGAGACGATGGGATTGGATCTCCATCAACATGGAGAGAAAGGTTATACGGGATAA
- a CDS encoding QcrA and Rieske domain-containing protein, with protein sequence MAIIHDDVGRRRFLSQAVMGFGMLFGMGTLGFRFVQFLLPNGAPRQPETVLIGSESRIPLGEAVPMDLGGQKILVLRTEGGVAAFSRRCTDLGCLVSWNREREQFICPCHQGTFDKTGLNISGPPPRPLDRLDVVKRGDQLYVNIQST encoded by the coding sequence ATGGCGATCATTCACGACGACGTCGGGCGCCGACGGTTTCTCAGCCAGGCGGTGATGGGATTCGGGATGCTGTTCGGCATGGGCACCCTCGGTTTTCGATTTGTCCAGTTTCTGCTGCCGAACGGAGCGCCACGGCAGCCGGAGACCGTGCTGATCGGATCGGAGTCCCGTATCCCGCTGGGTGAAGCGGTTCCCATGGATCTCGGAGGCCAAAAGATTCTGGTGCTGCGGACGGAAGGCGGGGTCGCCGCCTTTTCCAGGCGCTGTACCGATCTGGGTTGTCTCGTGTCGTGGAATCGGGAACGGGAACAATTCATCTGTCCGTGTCATCAGGGCACGTTCGACAAGACGGGGCTCAACATCAGCGGGCCGCCTCCGCGGCCGCTGGACCGGCTCGACGTCGTCAAACGCGGCGATCAGCTGTACGTCAACATTCAGAGCACGTAA